The sequence atgtagtcccggtcccggagggactctcccggctgctgtcggcagcttcggagatcccaggaattcccggggcgcacgtatgtgccctggaaattgtcggcaaAGGCTTGAACtaagtcgtcctagttggagatctaccctggaggcaggtgctccaaccaggcgcgagcggtgtcggagaggaacagggggaggttgcggatgatgaggttgtcatcgtccgttccacccagttggcaggccagacggtagtccgcgagccacagttccggtctcgtctcccccgagtactttgcgatagtagtcgggggtcggaaccgggtcgggaacggtgcccgtcggatggcccggctgaaggcctgcggaccgggcggttcgggcgagggactccgatcctccccgctgtcgtagcgtcccccacgtctggggtggtagcctcggcgcaccctctcgtcgaggtgggcccgacggtcgcggtgatggtgctcgttgccgaggcagcccggggccgcaggcgcggtgttgcgcgtgcatccggtgtagaccgaggcttcccgcatgaatcgggaagtcgcagcatgaggttccgaggggtatccctgccctcgggaggcagagctctcggcccgtcggaccgcggcgccttccaggagattcttgagttccccctggattcgccggccctcggtggttgatggctccggcatcgcgcggagaagcatcgctgctgctgccaggttctggccgaccccactagatgcgggtggcggcctgtccctgacgtcgttggcgacgcggtgctggaagccctagggcggatgacgtatttctccggtcgggggttggcccgcccatgcctgcccgacgtcccggcggatcggctcaagcgctcctgctccctcgtcgagcctggcctgcaccccgcggatttgctcgagctgtgggtcatggccccccgcctgaacggggaccacagctagctcccgtgggatgtcaacgcggggcgccggcctagggaggtcatcgtcctccggcatgccgagatgattgccttcggagggaccgcctagatcgacgtggaaacattcgcggcttggaccacaaccctcgtcgccgaggctgcggctaccgtcggaacagtcggagaggcagtagtcacatgcggtcatgaagtcccgcatggcactggggttgccaagtccagagaaatcccaacagatgctgggctcgtcgtcttcctcggacccagagggcccgtaggtcgagacgtccgtcagccggtcccaaggcgaccgcatgcgaaaccccagagggtttggacttgccccTACGAGAGCGCTCGCCAAAGcacggtcgctaggcgggttgaggctgaatccaaatgacgtgggatgggaatcggtcggtacctcttggtcgacgagcggcgataaagtcacgtcggggactgactgcaccgtcgtctcaggtacgagggtgacatccagcaagctctccgcgagcgcgctggcgtcgtccgcttgctcgggattggcgtgtcgcggggagacggcgctcgtcttcgtctcaagcgcgaagtcgatacccggtgcgcccctcgttggggtgccggagctgtcgactcgctcgacagtcgacgaggcgctgcctcctgcttggccttggtcgccctgccttcccctccgtcggcgggggaaagggcaggatgagctcgaaggttgttcttccaccacacggggaagacgtcgtcgattccgccgccggcgagcgggctgtcgaccgccattgtcgttgtcgcgcggcggtggaagaagtatcatgtcgtagctgccgtcgagggacatgaactcaagactcccaaaatggagcaccgtcccgggttggagaggttgctggagactgcccatctggagcttgacgggaagctgttcgtcaacacgcagcaggcccctacctggcgcgccaactgtcggcgttttgagaccggggggtccctgggccgacgagtgaatgtcgtcgcgtgccccagcccagatgggtcgagcgcgagggcgagcgcgaaggggggagagcgaggcggccagagaccggcgtgagagaggtgggaatcccgcggccttcgtgttcgtcccgcgcccaggtcgggtgcgcttgcagtagggggttacaagcgtccacgcgggagagggagcgagcggccccaagcgagcgcctgtctcgtcctcgtccccgcgcggccaaccctctctaagagggccctggtccttccttttataggcgtaaggaggggatccaggtgtacaatggggggtgtagcagagtgctacgtgtctagcggaggagagctagcgccctaagtacatgccgttgtggcagccagagagattttggcacccagctggtgtgatgtcgtggccgtcggaggagcgatggagtctggcggagggacagctgtcggagcggttgagtccttgctgacgtcctcctgcttccgtaagggggccgagagccgccgccgtcacagagtatggggggcgccatcattgcctatctggcggagcgagctagatgggacgccggtcttgtttcctgcgactcgagtcagctcggggtagggcgatgatggcgcctcctgtcgacgtggctggtctgcgccctaggttgggcgatgtggaagctcctccgaagccgaggtcgagtctgtcttccgtggccgaggtcgagtccgagcccctgggtcgggcgaggcggaggccgtcggttgaggccagggcggagtccgagccctggggtcgggcgaagcggagttcgtcgtcttctggggctgagcctgagtccgagccctgggtcgggcggagcggagttcgccatcttccgggacttagcccgagtccgagccctgggtcgggcggagcggagttcgccgtcttccgggacttagcccgagtccgagccctgggtcgggcgaagcagagcttcctatggtgccttcggccgggcctgactgcctgtcagtctcactctgtcaagtggcaccgcagtcaaagtggcgcaggcggtgctgtccttctgtcaggccggtcagtggagcggcgaagtgacgacagtcacttcggctctgccggctgggggggcgcgtcaggataaaggtgtcaggccacctttgcattaaatgctcctgcgatttggtcggttggtgcggcgatttggtcagggttgcttcttagcgaaggcagggcctcgggcgagccggaaatatattcgccgttggaggggggcctcgggcgagacggaaatcctccggggtcggctgcccttgtccgaggctaggctcgggcgaggcgtgatcgagtcgctcgaatggactgatccctgacttagtcgcacccatcaggcctttgcagctttatgctgatgggggttaccagctgagaattaggagccttgagggtacccctaattatggtccccgacaggctcGACAACAATGGTGAGTGCGAGCAAGAGGGAGCGTCGAGTGGAAACGGCGCGCACCTCAAAGATGCACAGGCCTATCCGCCAGCCCGAAGCAGCAGCAGCCTCTGCAGCAGCCGCCTCCTGACGGCACCAGCACCGGCGGCGGTGACGTGGCGAAGGCGATGGCGGCGACAGAGCGGATTGGATCTGGCGGCGCAGAGAGGATTGGAGCTGGCGACGGCTAGGGCTTGAGGGATGGGGCTCGATTGGGAAAGATGGGGCTAAGGAATGCGTTCAGGTGATGAAAGTCGTGGAACTGTGCTGTCACGAACGCCAACGCAGACAGAAACGGCGTGCGGGCACGTTTCTGAGCGGAGGGAAGGATTCGTAGACAAAACTAAAAAAAATAAAAACTAAGGTTAGCAATGAATGAGCAGTAGTGCACAACTAAGGATACCCATGTAAAAAATCTAAATTGAAACCCCATGTAAAAATACGGTTGACAAACTAGCCCTAAGTGTTTGTTAGAGGTACGCCGATTCGAACCATCCAGTCTCCGTGTCCAGTCGAGTCTCAGCAAGGAAGATGTGGGGGAAAGGAAAGAAGCGTTTCGGCGGTGGCGGCAGCGGTGAGCCCGCGGCCAAGCGCCAGGCCGCGAGGGACGATGGCCCCTCCGAATCCGCTGAAGACGGTACCGTCGTAGCCGAGGTATGGACCGCGCCCACCGCCCAATGAAAAAACTGTTATTTTGCCACTCAAAATCGAGCCGGAAACCCTAGAACCCTAACCCCTTTGATCATTCTGATGGCGCTCTCCTCGTGCAGATATCGAAGAACAAGAAGGTGTCCGTTAGGAGCTGGAAAGGCAGGGTCTTCGTCGACTTACGCGAGTTCTACTTCAAGGACGGCAAGACTCTCCCCACCCGCAAAGGTACCACCGGCGACTTTTGCACCCCTCATTTATGTTCTACTGTTCCTATGGGTGCTTTGCGGCGCCCACAGTTGAGCTGGCCTGcccgggtgtttgaatgcactagaactaatagttactggctaaaattagttgagacatccaaacaccatagctaatagttcagctattagctatttttggtaaattagttaatagttaggtagtTATTTGTTAGTTAACTAATCCCACTAACATTTTTTTAGcaaactaactattagttctagtgcattcaaatacCCCCTTAGCTTGTTTCTATATATATgaaccacatgtttaaaaatgtgATGTACCTTGATAGAGAAGACCAGGATACTGTGTAAGCTACATGTGGCTCCAGTTCCTTTGATCAAGAGCAACAATTCATCCTCGACTCCTTGAGCTGCATTTAAGATCAAGGGTACCAGTAGATGAATATGTATTTACCCTTTTGAGCAATGGATAAAAGTTTATAAATAGAACACTGGGAAGGAATCATACTGCACATATATTTCAAAAGGTTCAGATTCTACCTTTTGTCACTCCCATTCTTCCTATGGTGTCATCATTTGCCTTTTGTTGCTCTAATTATATATGATGTCACTGtcatggtttttaaagcggtaaggcggtccaaggcgttggaccaccgcctggacacctaggcggcgcctaggcgaggtaggcAGGCAAGGCGCCTAGGTGTTAGACCACCGcccggacgcctaggcgacgccttaagaacagTGGTCACTGTTTGCAAAACCAATCCCATTCATCCATCAGGTCAGTTATTACTGCAATAACATTAAAACAATGAACAGAGAGAATGGCAGACATTGGCAGGGAGTATTTTGCTTGTCAGGGATAATGATGCCTGCTCTCACCATACACCTAATCTCTGGTAGCCGTGACACGTTCGGATGAAACATACTCGACACTATTACTGATATTTCAACTAATTTCTTCAATATCTATAGCTGTTTGTGAAATTTCTTCTGTGCTGTAAAAATATACAATTAGAGAACTGTGTATCCAATGGAAAGAAGTGTCATGTTATATCAGTCTTAATTTGATCAGATACCCCAAGAAATATACATTTTTTGTCAAGTATGTGGTAGATATATTCCTTTTTTCAGTCTTGATTCCTTCGCTTGTGTGACGAGATGGCTCAGATTCACAAAGAATCTATGGTATGCCATCACTTCACACAACTGATATTTGTGAACTACTTACATTGATGCAATTGTTATTATACGAACCTCACAGATACACAGGATATTAAATAATGATAAACAAGAAGAATTAATTGAACTCACCACAAAAATTACAAATAGAATAATTATATGTCTATAACTAATAACTGTATCTAGGTTCTGTACATACCTAAAATCAATTGAATATGGTTTGTGTTTGTCAGATGCACACTCTCGTACCTCTATTTTGACAACAGTTAGCTCCATCAGTGCCTGCCTAGTTGTGGGAGGCAGCTGAGGAGTGAAGATGCATTGGATGAGCTCATGCATCGCTAGAACAAATAATACCAGCCAGGCTGCATAAGATGGCTTATGAAGGGCTCTTCATGGGATTTGTCTATTTCAGCCACTATCCCAGGGTGTGGAATACCTGGGCCCTGCCTAAATGTAGATTTTTTCTTTGGCTCGCTGCGCATAACAGGTGCTGGACCGCTGACAGGTTGGCCAAAAGAGGGCTTGATCACCCTCCGAAATGCCCCTTGTGTGATCAAGAGGATGAAACCTTAGATCATCTCCTGATCTCCTGTGTTTTCTCAAGGGTTTTCTGGTTTCAGCTGCTGAGGACTTTCGACCTTCAAATGCTAGCCCCTCAACCTGGTTTGTCCTCCTTCATGAGCTGGTCGGAAGAAGCCTCTTCTTCGGTCAGAGGTCTTGTTAGAAAGGGGTTCAATTCTCTTATTGCTTTGGGGGCCTGGATTATTTGGAATCATCGTAACAAATGTGTCTTTGATAACTGGAACCCTAATGTGTCTTTAGCCATTAGGATGGCTATGGAGGAAAGATGGATGTGGGAATTGGCTGGGGCTAAAGGCCTTTCCTACCTGTCTGCCCCTCTCCTTGAGGGTTAGTCTCGGAGGGGGATTTAGGCCAGTAGTTGGTTGCTGTTCTCGGATGGATTATTTTGGTTTTCTGTTTTTTCGACCTTCGTAAGGAAGTCTGTCTTGTTGTACCTGGTCTTATTAGACCTTTTTCTCCTTTTTAATATATTGGGGCACAGTTCTCCTGCGCTTTTTGAAAAAAAAGGCTGCATAAGATGCCCTTCTGTTCCTAATCTTATCTCATTTAGCTCTTTGTTTTCTTTAAAGTTTTTCCTTATGAACACATTTTTCCATTAATTATGCTTTAGATAGAAGACGAGAAATACAATCAAAGCATGATGTTACTCTTAGCGTAGCAAGTATGTCTCCAGCATTTAACCCCATGAATTACTTTACCCCTGGACCATATGCCGAAATATTTGTTTTTTCCTGCTCTTTAGCTTGCTTATGTGGTGGTTAAATGGGCAAAGCTAAACCTCCGCTCTTCACATATTCGTGCAAGCTTTCTTCCCTCGGTTGTAATCAATAAATATAACCAAGCAGTACAACAGAAAATATAAAACTGGTGCAAATTTGCAGGTTGTTAACAATAACAACTCCAAAGAACTGCTTTGTAGTTCAGCTTATTGCTTCATTTAGTGTTTGTGAAAGCACTTGTAAGAAGATAAAAATAACATAATACTACTAGTTATCTACAGGTTATAATTGGTAATACTCCCTCCATTACAAATCACAAGACattttggcttttctagataTATTTCTTTTACTATGTATCCTGACATAAGGTATATCCAACGCATATAAAAAACAATGGATCTAGAAAAGCTAAGACGTCTTATAATTTGGAACGCAGGAAGTAATATTTAAGTTTTCATCAGTTATTTGCAAGGAAACTAACCAATTGTATGCCAAACTAAAAAGCAGATATCCAACCTGCACTACAAAACTAACAGCGAGATAGATCTAGTGTTAATACCAGTAAAAAGGTATGAGTTATGGACGAGTGAAGATGATTTGCATCTACATGTTGAGATGAAAAGTAAAAGGTCCAATCAAACACATATACAAGTGAGATCTGGACCTGTTACCTGTTGAGATATTAATTGCAGTCTTGGCCTCCAGATTTGAGTACACGAGGATGAATCCAGCAAAAATGCTGGTGATGGATTTGTACTTTTACAGGGACTGATTGTTTGCATGGGAAGTTGCATTAGATGAGGTTCGAGTGGAAGATGTGAGAATTGGAAGAGACTGATGTACGGGATGTTGCTGTTGGAACTGCAGCCCAGGCTGGTCCTCAGTGACACAATGCGTCATTTTGTCAAACAGGCCGTGCACACGAGGTATGCTACGCCCGTGCGCTGCTTTAGAGATGCTTTTGGTAGTGTGGAGAGTCCACTGTTGAGGAAGAGGAGAGCTGCCGTTGCATGTGGACCTCCTGTAGCTGCTGCCTGAGGTGCCTGTGCTGCATGACATCTTAGGCCGCACAGAGCATCTCACGGCCTCGTGTAGAAGACCAATGCAATGGTGGTGGGGCGATGAGGGCCGTGATGCTGCCCTTAATGATGCGGCAGGGGAGAGCCACTGTGCTGCCACTCTTCCTGAGGTCCACACACCTTCCGTGAGCCTGTTCAACCGCTCTGGATCACCACAACTCCTGATCAACACGTGACTTGCCAAGGGTGGCTATGACTTGTGACTTTGTGAGATCTGCTGCTTGGTGTCCTTTGCACTGACTCCACACTGTCGGCATTCTATGCCGCACCCTACATGTAGCTGCACTGCGGGGAAGTAGGTGGACTAACAAGGGGCGCGGGCAGGGGCGTGAGAACTGAGAAGCAGGGTAGGAATGTGCGGCTTATGAAGGTTTGCGGCGGTTCGGATCAGCCACGTAGCGGGTAGTAGATCTGAAATGACTTGCATTGGACAAATCGGATCGCATGATTGCACAATCCAACAGTTAAGGGGTAACAGGTTTCGTGGCCCTACCGTGTTGTAGAGATTAAATAAAGATAGGATGAATGGACTTCCTTCCAACCTAACTGCTTCTGTGCTCACAGATTTTAGCTTTAATCGATTTTGCCATGTATTTAGACCATTATGTGAACTTGAAACGTATGTGTACCAAGGATAGAATGACCATGGCACTAAAAAAAATTGTAATGGTATGTAACTTATCGAGGTGGAATCTACGCCTTTAATCCGCACATTTCCTGTTACTGTTATGCAAGTATATGATGACAGCCTTTTgctattcttcatcacttgaattTGAGGCCATGCGCTTCTTAGCCAACTGATGCAGTAAGGATTGTTTTTATGCGTATCCTGGGCTCCTGGTTGATAGTTATGAATAAGTTGTGTTGCTGAGTACTCTAATTATCAGGGAGTGTTTATTTAGAAATTATCATATTTGGAGCTGACATATTATTTTTAAGCCCATGGCTTGAAAGTATTAATTGCATGGTAATCTTAGGTATCTTTAGCTTCTGGATGAATTGCATTACAGTATAGGCATCAGCATAAGGGAGAGCAAATATTTTTCTTGATTTAAATGTGGTGCCATCTGTAATATTTCCTTGAGATGATGGTATAAATTCTCTGCATATTATTAATAATATAATTTCTCCTTTTTTTCCTTTTCAGGTATATCACTCCAATTAGATCAGGTCAGTGGCATCTTCATTTTTTTTACACCTGCTATATGATTCTTAGAATTTTTTTGTGCACAGCAAGCTTGATTTCATGAAAGCTGGATCTTAGTATATTTGAAATTTGCATGCCATACTTGGAATATCAAGTAGCCCTTTGAATTTTTATTTGACAAGCATTGCCATTCTTTTATTGTCATGAAAATATTCTCAGCGCGTGGGGACATAGTGCTATGCTATTCTATAGTCAATCAAATTTATCACCTATTAATCCATTCGTCAGGTAGGAAAATAATCCGAAGTAGTTTTTCTTCGCAGTGAAATGCCAAGATGCACACACGTATGCCATGATAACAATTTCTAGCTGCTATTGAACTCCTGGCAAAGTACATAACATTGCCATTCTCCCTCGCCTTTTTTTGGGGGGCAAATTTTTCATTCCTGTTGGTATTTATTTGCAGTGGAAGATACTGAAGGACAACATCAAAGCCATAAATGAGGCAATCGAGGAAAATACATGATGGGAGCCGCCAAGCAGTCACGTGACGGGCGAGCTTTTGCTTCTTCTCTGTTTGAGGCCTGATGTACGGAAGTAGTTTTTGTTGCCCATATGCTGCCGTGTTGCTTTTGTCCATTTGACCACCTGCTGTTGTAGGTGGCCGCATGGCCGAAAGGTTTGGTTTCTGCCCCGTGCTACTAGTAAACTTAAACGTCGGACGGATGACGTAACTTCTCACTATTATCTTGTAGCCAAAAACAGCTTGTTAGGATTGCAGAACTAAGATTTAGTGTAAAAATGATCCGGTTTCTTTCTTGCTTTATTATGTGATCATCATGAGAGTATTTTGCCACCTTGGCATTCATTCTTGGAAAAGTCCTGATGACCCCGTTTAACTAGAGATAGTTGCTAATAGAATACGGCGGCGGGTTTCGCTAGAATGAAAACGTTGCCGCGTGATATGTTAGAATGGAAACGAAATTGCCTCTGGTCTGCGCTCGAATGGGAATTTCCATTTTTCAATCACCATTGACGTATATTGCAATCACCATTACATAGATTACCGTCCTCGAATGCTCACGGAGACAACAAACTTTGTCACCTCTATCCTCTCCTGTTTCGTGAGCTCCCGTGAAAAATATTTATGTATTTTATATGAGAACGAATTGTTAGGGCAAAGGCGTAAGGCACCCTCGCTCGAGCAGCTATAATGCCAAAGAGGATTCAAGAGAAGACTGGAAGCGCGAAGGCTGAAGAGTGAGCTCCGCTATGTAGGTAGTGCATGGAGAGAGAGAAAGGCCCCAATATTATAAGTACTATTTTTTACTATTATATATTTACTTATAATTCAATGTATCAAAAAATGAGCGCTAAAAAAAGAAGTCAGATCATTACCTCAAATATATTATAGAACATCTTAAAAATGTCTTCTAACATATCTTGATGCAAAATCATCAATGATAGTTTTAATATTAATATCATCTAACAAATTCTTCTCAATACATAAAGTTGCTAGCATACTTCTTAGGAGGCATAATATCAATGACAATCTACAAGGAATCAATAGAATAAATTAATTCATGTAATTTGTTAAGCATAATTACTTGCTAAAGCAATTAAAAACTATAGCCTTGTCTGACAATGGTAGGCTGATTGGCTGAGGTCTGAGGGCTGATTCGTTGTTCCCTGATTGGCTGATTCTGTTGCCATGCGTTGTGAATATGTACTCCCTAGCGCGTATGTGTATTTACACTGTGTCCGTCCGCCGTCCCGCGTGTGTTGTTTATGTGCCTCCATGTTCCTGAGTTTGGCGCCAGCCTACAGCTGCATGTAGTTGTAGTCCACTAGTTTTGTACTCCTGTATGGTATATGGGGTGGGGCCCCTGAGATCTAGGGGCCCAGGTCGGTTGCCCCGCTCGCCCTACACCAGGCACGGGCCTGCCTCCGCCTGGACCGGCCAAAATGAAGACCATCGAGAATTCCGAAGACTGAGCATGTGGAATGCGAAGACCATGTGTTGTAACCTACTACTAATTGTAATAAAGGACCCGTGTATAGTCGGCCCATGTTACATAGGACGCTATGTGGGCAGAGTTGTTAGTGTGTCAGCCCATGTTTGTAATTAATTACGCTGTAATGACCCGCCATTAACCCCATGGAGAATATTCCAGGGATAACGTAGGTAACATAGGGTATAATCGTCTTTAACGGGACAGggctaactgaaagggaattaggcttacaccttttcctaattgattttggtggttgaattgcccaacacaaataattggactaactagtttgctctagtctataagttctacaggtgccaaaggttcacaataagccaataaaaagaccaagaaagggttcaaacaaagagagcaaaagacatcccaaaggcaccctggtctggcgcaccggactgtccggtgtgccaccagacagtgtccggtgcaccagggcactcgaggctgaactcttcaccttcgggaaattcagagggcgctccgctataattcactggactgtctggtgcacaccggactgtccggtgtgccagcggagcaacgactacttcgcgcgcaacggtcgactgcaaccgcattcaatgcgctacagtacgcgctagagtcagagcacgcgcagttggcgcaccggacagtctacag is a genomic window of Zea mays cultivar B73 chromosome 5, Zm-B73-REFERENCE-NAM-5.0, whole genome shotgun sequence containing:
- the LOC100286301 gene encoding RNA polymerase II transcriptional coactivator KIWI, with protein sequence MWGKGKKRFGGGGSGEPAAKRQAARDDGPSESAEDGTVVAEISKNKKVSVRSWKGRVFVDLREFYFKDGKTLPTRKGISLQLDQWKILKDNIKAINEAIEENT
- the LOC100286301 gene encoding RNA polymerase II transcriptional coactivator KIWI isoform X1, which encodes MWGKGKKRFGGGGSGEPAAKRQAARDDGPSESAEDGTVVAEISKNKKVSVRSWKGRVFVDLREFYFKDGKTLPTRKGISLQLDQFFFAVKCQDAHTYAMITISSCY